The Maridesulfovibrio salexigens DSM 2638 region CCCAGCTTTTGGCGAGAGCCTTCTTGGGCTTATAGTTCCCGTTGATCAGGAAAATATCAGAATTACCGTTCATGGTCAGAGTTGCTGCCATATTGCCGTCCGGAAGAAACTCCGGTCCGATAACGGTATTTCCGGGAAAGCTCTTCTGGTCAATCTTTCCGGTTGCACGGTCCCAGACACAAAGCAGATGCTGACGTGATCCAAGACGAGTAAAGACCAGCCTATTGCCATCATGAGACCAGTTGGGACTGAGGTTAATGCCGCCAAGAGAGCTGATCTGCCTGAGATTGCGTCCCTGCGGACTGACGGTATAAATTTCTTTGTCCTTTCCTGTCTTACGTACAAAGGCAATGGAAGACTCAAAGAACCCGTCACGTCCGGTAAGGATGCGCATCAAGTGCGAACTGAAACGGTCTGCAATCCGGGGCAGCATTTCTTCGGTGACCATAGAGTACTTTTTACCCAGAATGGTACGCCCGTTAAATGTACCGATACAACGAATAAGCAGATTCTTCTCACCGTTGGGTCTGATTTCCCAACCTGTGGTCACGGCGAGATCCACCTTGGAAAGCCTGAGCGGTTTAATATCAATATCACCGGGTCGTACTCCGCGAGAAGGATCACCGCCCAGAATATCGGTAACAGGCACAATATTCAAAAAGGGCAGGAAAGCCAGATCCTTGGCAAGGTCCTTACTAAAAGACCCGGCCTCTGCCGGCAGTGGCAGATCCTTTTCCTTGGAACCTTCATATTTTCCTGCCGGCACGGTCTTGGGCGGCAGCAGGATGATATTCACCTTACGCTGACCGGGACCATAGATATCCACAGTAAGAGTATCCGCTGCAAAAACATTTCCGGCAGCCAGAAGCATAAGCAACATAACCGCCAGCAATCCAAAAGCGGATTTTTTTATACTGAACTTTTTTTCTTTCATAATTATGAACCTGCCCTACTGATCAAGATCATGCAGGTTAAAGTTTACAATGATGTTTCTGATCGATGTTCCCGGAGGCTTGGGCAACACCTCGGTATCGCGCAAAGCCGTAAGTACCGAGTCATCAAAATCAACATTTCCCGATGAATCGAGCAGTTTGATGTTGCTGATTTCACCACTGGATTTCAACTGTATCTGTACTCGGGCCATTAGATTCTGTTTTTGCCCGAAAACCGGGTATCTCCAATTCTTGCGTACCGCTTCTTTGACAATTGAAGCGTAAACCTGAACCAGCCCGGAAGCACCGGCGGTGCCATCAGCGGAACCGGTTACAGCAGTAGCCTTGGCACTTTCTGTGAGCGAGGCCAGATCACTGGCTACAGCCTGACGTTCGGCCTTTTCCTGTTTTTCCACAATCTCGGCCAATGATGCGAGATCAGCAGCGAGGGCATCTTCTGCTGAAACCTCAGGTTTCTTTTCGACTTTTTTCTTCTCTACCTTTTTGGGTGGCGTCTTTTCAGCCACTTCTTTTTTAGGCGGAGTCTTCTTTTCAACCGGTTTTTCTGCCTTTTTTGCCGGCTTTTTCTTGCTTGTAGTCTCTATTTTCTTGGGTGAAATTTTAGTTGTATCCGGCTTGGGCTTCGCTTTTGGTTTAGGCTTTGGTTTAGGCGCAGGTTTAGGGGCCGGAGCTTTAACTGTCTCAGGTTTGGCTTTGGGTACAACTTTCGGTTTAGCCTCAGGAATTGCAACAGCATTCGGCTTGGAAAGCTTGGCAGCAGCTTTCGGCGCAGGTGCTTTCTTAACAACCGGAGCAGCAGGCAGGGGGGCAAGGCTGACCAGATCAACCTTGTATACGGGCATATCAAGTGAGATCTTCACCGGAGGTGAGATAGACCACGTCAGGGCTAAAAATATCAGACCGGCATGGAGCAGTAAAGATATGAAAAGGCCGATGATTTTCATCTATAAATTCGCCTGTACCTTAGCTATTTCTTTTTCTTTTCAACAGGTTCTGCTACTACGCCAAGCCTATCGATTCCGGCAGCCTTGATTTCACCCATAACTTTAACGACTTCACCATAGGCAACATTCTTATCCGCACGGAGAAAAAGCATCTTGTTCTGCTTTTTAACCAATTTTTCAAGATGGGCCTGCAGTTCGTCAAAACCGACCTTGTATTCATCAAGGAAGATCTCGCCCTTATCACTGATAGAAAGCACGAGGTGTTCATTATCCTGCGGTAAAGAGCGCACGGTACGGGTCTGAGGCAAATCAACTTCAACCCCTTGCGTCATCAGTGGGGCTGTGACCATAAAAATGATCAACAGAACCAGCATGACATCAACAAAGGGGGTAACGTTGATCTCAGCCAACATTCCCCGGTTATTGGTGGAAAGTCCCATATACTACTCCTCTGAGGCTGAACTTTTACCGGAGGGCTCAACCCATGACACTTCGCGTTCCACACGGTTGAGGAAAGTACCTGCAAAGTTGACCAGCTCTGTCTCAATGCCGTTCAGCACGCCGAGGAAAAAGTTGTAAAAGATGGTTGCGGGAATTGCGACACCCAAACCGATAGCAGTTGCCACCAGTGCTTCAGAAATACCGGGAGCAACAGCTGCCAGTGCGGCTGATTTGGCGGAACCGATAGCATGGAAGGAATTCATAATCCCCCAGACAGTACCGAACAGACCGATAAAAGGCGCACCATTCGCGCAGGTTGCCAGAAAAGAGAGTGAGGATGTCAGCTTTTTCAATTCAGAGCTGACCTTGCGGCGCAGAATTCTGCGCAAAGTATCTTTAATCAGGCGACGCTTATGGCTGGCACTGACCGCAGATTTTTCCAGCACACGGTATTCCTTCACCGCTGCGGTTCCGATACGGTTCAATGGAGAGCCTTCAGTCTTGCTTATTTCGGTCAGACCGGAAGAAAGGGAATCTGCTTCCTCCATGATCTTATTACCCTTGAGGATCAAAGTTCTTGCCCTGCCGAGGGAGATCAATTTCCAGAAGATGATTGTCCAGCTCCAGAGGGACATGGCAGCAAGCAAGCCAAGCACACATTTGACCACAATGGTGGCCTGATCGAGCATCGCGAAAATTCCGCCCTGAGGTAAGAAATCCATACTTCACCGCACCTTTTAATATAATTTATTTCAGCTTAAGTTCTGCACAATTGCAGGCAGAACATCTTCCACCGCGCCTTGAATAAACACATCGCTGAACGAGGTGTAGGCGGACGGAGCCTTGTTTATCTCAATAATTAAGCCCCCGGCCTCCTGTATCCTCGGCGGGATCAGGCTGGCGGGAACAACTCCACCGGAAGTTCCGGCAACAATTACCAGATCGGACTGATCGGCAAGCTCAAAGGCCGCCTTATAAGCTTCAGACGGAATCTGTTCTCCGAAAAAAACCAGATCCGGCCTTATCACCCCGGAACATTGCGGACAACGTACCGGAAGCTCACTCCCGGACTCAATCCGCTCGGCAGGAAATGGAGCAAAGCACTCCATGCAATAAAATTCGCTGCAATTACCGTGAAATTCAATAACGTTCACCGATCCGGCCCGCTGATGCAGCCCATCTATATTCTGGGTGATCACTCCCTGCAGGAACCCGTCTTTTTCCAACTGAGCCAAGCCCGTATGCCCTGCATTCGGTTCAGCACTCTTGAGCATGGAATCCGCTTCAAGCAAAAATTTCCATACCGTTACCGGATCAGACTGCAAGGCCCGGATTGAAGCCACTTTTTCAGGATCGTGCTTCGACCACAGCCCTCCCGGACTGCGAAAATCGGGTATACCACTGGCAACAGACATCCCCGCACCGGTCAAAGCAATGGCGCAACGTGCCTTTTTAATCAGCCCTGCTGCCTGCTCAATTCCAGAGGTAAGGTTGCCCATGCTGCAGCCCTATGAACGTTTCATTATTTTCTGAACCAGCTCGCGGGAATTTTCCTCGGCCTGAGCATATTCTTCAAGGCTGAGCCCCGCGCCAAGAGCAATTTTACGACGCATTTCAAGTCCAACCAGATCACCGGGAGCGTGGGCATCGTTGTTGATGACCAACTTGGCCCCGTGCTTACGCGCCAGTGCCGCCACATGACCATTGGTCAGGCTGTGCCCCTTGCGGGTGGTAATTTCCAGACAGACTCCATACTCAGCAGCCAGCTTTACTTCCACATCGGTAATCAATCCGGGATGAGCCAGCACATCTACCTTAGCCTCAATTGCAGCGAGGTTTGTACCTTCCGCAACAGGTTCCACAATGGTTTCACCATGCACAACCACAATCTGGGCACCGGATTTGCGGGCATGTTCAGCCATTTCACCGATCAGCCCCGGAGGGACATGAGTAAGCTCAACTCCGGCAAAAACATCAATATCAAAGTAGTGACCGTGTTTCTTTGCAAATCTGCGAATATTCTCAAGAATAATATCAATATTGCTGGAATCGGCATGATCGGTCATAGCCAAAGCACGGTACCCCGCAACCCTAGCACGCCTTGCCAATTCCGCAGGGATAAGCTCCCCATCACTGAAAACAGTATGAGTATGAAAATCTATCATCGGATTGCCCTACATTTTATATTTAAAGTCATCAGGGGAAAGTCCTTCGAGATCATCTTCCCAACCGGACTTTTCCTCAACTTTTTCTTCTATATCCCTCGTTCCGGCTACATCAAGAACCTTTTGGCTCACACGTACCGGACAGTCTGCACGGACAGCGATTGCCACAGCATCCGAAGGACGGGAATCAATCGCTACCAATTCACCGTCCTTACGGACCATGATTTCGGCATAAAAAGTTCCCTTCTCGATATCAACAATATCAACGGAAACGAGTTCACCGCCAAACGTGGCAATGGTGGATAAAAGCAGATCATGGGTCATAGGTCTGGGAAAAGAAACTTCATTAAGTACCATGGAAATTGCCATGGCCTCCATTGCTCCTATCCATATGGGCAGGACCACTCCCAGTTCTTCGCTTTTCAAAACCAGAACCGGGGTCTCAGTATCGTTTTCCACCGCCAGACCGTAAACCTGCATTTCTACCATGGTTCTCCCACCTTCGCCCCAACAAGGGAATGATTCTTGGCTTCGGTAATCTTCACCTTGACCAGTTTGCCTCCGAGCTTCTGCTCTTCACCATAACCCGCAAAGTGAACATTGACCACCCGGCCTCCCGGATCTTTACCGCGCCATGTCATTCCACCTTCTTCCTGTCGCTTGCTAAGGCGTTCCAGCAGGACCACGGTTTCATGGCCCTCTAAAGCTTCTAGACTTTTTCTAGTAATACGCTTTTGTCTTTCCTGCAAGCGGGCAAGGCGAGCCTGAGCAACATCTTCGGGAACTTTCGGCTTCATCTTAACTGCCGCAACGCCCGGACGGTCAGAATATTTAAAGGAAAAGCTGCTTTCATAGCGCACTCTTTCCAGCATATCCATGGTCTGCTCAAAGTCTTCGTCTGTCTCGCCGGGGAAGCCAACGATAAGATCTGTAGTCAGGGAAATATTAGGACAGGCTTCTTTAAGCCCTTCCACGATTCCCAGATAACGTTCGCGATCATATTTGCGACCCATTTTCTTCAAGATGCGGTCTGAACCGGACTGCACAGGTAAATGCAGGCTGGGGCAAAGATTAGGTAGCTCACCAAAAGCCTTGATCACTTCAGGTGCAATGTCCTTAGGATGGGAAGTGGTGAAGCGGATGCGTTCCAGACCTTCAATAGCAGAAATCTTATAGAGCAACTGCGCGAAAGAAATGTCTTCACCCTTCTTGTCTATGCCGAAACTGTTCACGTTCTGCCCCAGCAAGGTAATCTCGCGAACACCGGATTTAACCAGATGTGCGCATTCCTTGATCACAGCTTCCGAAGAACGGGATTTCTGACGGCCACGGGTGTATGGCACGATGCAATAAGCACAGAAGTTATCGCAGCCCTGCATGATATTCACGAAAGCCTGACCGGGAATAGTTCCGATTCCCGGAGGAATCAGGTCCGCATTGGGCTGCACTTCACCGCCCTCACGTTCCGGGTAGTCTCCAAGAAAATCGGTAAGGACCAGACGCTTTTCATGATTGGCTGCAAGGTCTACCAGAGCGTCCGGTGCCTGAGCAATACCGTCGCTGCCGAAAACAAGACGCACGTGTGGAAACTTCTCAAGGAAGCCGTCACCGATCTGCTGGGCAACACAACCGCCCACAGCAACAAAGCTGCCCGGGTTCTTACACAGCGGAGCCAGTCGACCCAGCACGCTATAGACTTTCTGTTCCGGTTTATCGCGCACAGAACAGGTGTTAATAATAAATATATCTGCTTCAGATTCTTCAACAGCTGTCCAGCCACGGCTCTCCATGGCCCGGATCAGCCAGTCTGAATCGTGAACGTTCATCTGACATCCGAATGTTAGTACTGTAAATTTCATACCCGGCTCATACGCTATATAAATATGATGGTAAAGCTTGGGGAGGTGACTTTGGATGGGGGGGAATTTGAGATAAGGAACGGCTGTCGGAGATAAAGTAAGCCCCCGGACCGGGGGGGGGCCGGGGGCTAAAGGGCTGGGGTTTATTTGATAATATCTTCTTCAGTAAAAGGAATACCTTTCATGCAATGACGACAATAGAAGGTATCTTTATATAGAAACAAATAGACATCACTAAGAATCAATAGACTATATCCCAAAATTTCTACAGGTTTGCCGTAATACAAATCATATGCAACCCAAGCAAGAATTAAGGCTAAACCGGACATGCCCATTTCTCTATAAGTTACAGCCTTTGAAATATTATCACATTTTGGGCATTTAATTTTTTTTATATAAAAATAAAGTACCACAAAATCTATCACAAAAAAAACAACATTAAATTCGAAAAAACTCATACAAATACATCTTATCGTTTTTTGTTCATATTATTTATACCTATAAGTGTTCCTGTTAGCATGCCCGCTGCTCCTGTTACAGGTGCTAACAACACCCCTACCGCATTATATTGCTTAGCTCCTTTTCTTGCTCCATTTATTGCTGCTTTTTTAGTATAATCCATCATAGTATTATAAAAATCCTGCTTCTCAGGACTCACATAACTCCCAAATTTAATAGCATTATTCTCATCACCTTGAAGAGTATCAATTGTTTGGGAAACTGCCTTACCTGCTGCTTCCCAAGCCTCGCCTAAGCCATCGGCAACGTCGGCAACTGTTGCAAAAAAGCCTTTATCTTTTTCTTCATCCTTATTCATAAGAGAAGCACGCCGCTGATTATCCAAATGTGCTTCATCCGCAGCCTTACGATCCGCCTTCGCCTGTAGGCTGGCATCAAATTGGGCCTGCTTTTGCGCCAACCCATGAGCCAGTGCGTCCGCTTTCTGCCCAGCCTGTACACCGGATTGATTCAGGTGATCTAAAGATTGCTGAGCACCTTTCTCAAAGGTCGCAATGTATATCGTGATAAAAATAGCCCCCGGACCAAGGTCCGGGGGCTGCGAGATTTATTTTGGTAGTTGGTTTATTGTATTGCAGTTGTAGCACTTATATCCTTCTTCTTTGAGTAGGTAATAAAGACCTGCAATAGCGAGAAGAATACTAAATATGAAGTCATCAAAATCAAAAAACGCGACTACTATTGCTAACCCCAACGCAAGCAATAAATACATATTCGCTAATGATCGTCTAGGAGTTGCCAAATATTTATGTCCGCAATTTGAGCAAATAATTTCTTTATTTGAGCGAACAGTATAAAAAAGTAATACAGCGACATAGCAAATAAGTACAATTGTTATTATTGCAAATTCCATTATTTAAAATCCTTTTTATGTACACTTGGTTTAGCACTTCCGAGTATACCGAAGGCATCTTCCATATCCTTTCTGTCCACACCAAGTTTATCAGAGAGTGCTTTAGAACCGACAGCTTTAAGCCCACCCATTGCTGAGCCATAAAAACCACCCGCAATAGCTCCTGCTAACGTACCAGCAGGTCCAAAAACACTTCCCCCAAGGGCTCCGAAAGCTGCTGCTCCGCTAACAGCTCCCCCTGCCATCCCTCCAGCTAAATCCCAAAGCCCAAAATCATCTTTTTTGGCTTTCAGCCCCGCACGACGCCAATTATCCCGCATCTCTTGGTCAGAACGGGCCTTACGTTCCATTCTGGCCTTTTCTTCAGCCTGCTGCTTATCCGCTAGTTCCTTATAGGCTTTTTCCATTTCCCTAGCGGTTTGCACGCTTGATTGATTCAGGTGATCTAAAGATTGCTGAGCACCTTTTTCAAAGGTCGCGTTGTTTTTAGCATTTTGACTTCTGTTTTGCGCGTGTTGCGTGGAATTCCCTCCACTATTCCAACTATTGGCTAATCCAGAAAGAACACCTTTGCCTAGTCCGGTAAGACCACCGATTCCTTGAGCTGCACCACCTAAAGTTGAAGACTTCTCGCCCTTTGTCCCTTCATCTTCACTCTCATCCTGCAACCCGACCCGATCAATAAAATTAACCGGATCATCAGCACAATACCCATAAACATCAACATCGCCGCCAGCCAATCCCAGCGGATCAGGTGTTATAAACCGCCCGATGGAGGGGTCATATTCACGGAATCCGAAATGAACCAACCCGGTATCCTTGTCGAACAAACCGGCGGCAAAGCCGAGAGAGATGTCCATTCGCTTATTGGTATCGACAATCTGATTTCCAAACGAATCGCGTATAATCCGCTTTACCTCATTTCCTTCTGCGTTAGCAAATCCGACCAACGACAACCCAACTCAGGTCCGCAACAGACACAAAAAAAGAGCTCCCTGCTCGCGCAGAAAGCTCTTCTCAATTCATATTTTACTACAATCTAAAAGAAATCAGGATCGACAGCAGCCTTGCCGTTTTCAAGCATGGTCTTGTAAAACCTGATGATCTTTTCATCCACCGGAACTATCGGAAAATTCCGGCGGCAGGCATCGCAGGTCGCCATTGCTGGCTGAGTCGGTGCGATGTAAGGCACTTCCCGACCGCAGAACGGACAGGGAAACATAAAAATTATCTCCATCCCGCTGGGCTTGACCGGAGATAAAGGTTTACGGGATTCAGACATCAATTATCCTTTTAAAAGATCTTTACCGGTCATTTCTTCGGGAACGGAAATGCCCATGTGATTCAAAATTGTGGGTGCGATGTCACAAAGTGCGCCTTCAGAAGGAGTCACACCTTCAAACGCTTTACCGATGAATACCAGCGGCACGTTGTTCAGGCTGTGCGCAGTCTGCGGGCCGCCGTTTGCGTCAATCATTTCTTCGGCATTACCGTGGTCGGCAGTCAGCATAATTACACCGCCCTGCGCTTTCACTGCTTCTACAATCCTGCCGACACAAGCATCAACAGTCTCGCAGGCTTTTATCGCCGCCGGGATGATGCCGGAATGACCGACCATGTCGAGGTTGGCAAGGTTGCAGATGCATAGCGAATATTTCGGCAATGCTTCAATCAGCTTTTCAGTCACTTCCTCGGCGCTCATCTGCGGCTTGAGGTCGTAAGTTGCAACTTCGCGCGGGGAAGGCACGAGGATACGATCCTCGCCTTCGAAAGGCTCTTCGCGACCGCCGTTCATGAAATAAGTTACGTGTGCATATTTCTCGGTTTCGGCAATACGCAGCTGCTTCAGCCCTTTATCCGCAATAACTTCCCCGATGGGGTTGCTGATGTTCAACGGAGGAAAGGCGTTAGGGAAAGCAAAATCAGACTCATACTGAGTCATGGTCACAAACCCGCTGAACTCAGGCGCCTTGGGACGATCGAATTCGCTGAAATCTTTCATTGCAAGCACCCGGCAAAGCTGACGGGCACGGTCGGCGCGGAAGTTGAAGAAGAACACGCCGTCGCCGTCTTTCAAAGTTCCGTCTACACCGGAAACAAGGCGCGGCTTGATAAATTCATCAGTCTCTCCGGCAGCGTATGCTTCTTCAACACCTTTAACAGGGTCGGAAACTTCCTGTCCTTCACCGAGAACGAGCGCCTTGTAGGAAAGTTCATTGCGCTCGTAATGCTTATCACGGTCCATGGAATAATAACGACCGGAAATAGAGGCCACTTTACCGGCCCCGATTTCAGCCATTTTATCCACCAACTGCTGCATGTAGACCTTACCGCTGGTGGGAGAAGTATCACGACCATCCATGAAAGCATGGACGAATATTTCCTTGATACCGGCATCCTTAGCCACTTCAATCAATGAAAAAAGATGATTGATGTGAGAATGCACGCCGCCATCGGAAAGAAGCCCCATGTAATGCAGGCGACCGTCCGCAGCTTTGACATTATCCATGAGACCGCTGATAGCTGCATTTGTTGCCAGCTCCTGTTTCTCAATGGCAATGTCAATGCGGGTCATGTCCTGATAAACAACCCGGCCAGCTCCGATGTTGGTGTGACCTACCTCGGAGTTACCCATGAATCCGTCAGGAAGCCCCACCGCACGTCCAGCACATTTGAGCTGGGTCCGGGGACAGCTTTCCATCAGCCCGTCCAGAACGGGAGTGTTGGCAAGTTTGACTGCGTTGCCTTTACCTTCAGGGGCAATTCCCCAACCGTCCAGAATAAGCAGAACGGAAGGAGCACCGGTTTGTTGTGACATGTTTCTATCCTTGCGCAGAATTAATCCTGCGGCTTGAGATTTAAATCCATTCTGGTGCCTTCGGACCAGAGACCTTCCACGTTGTAAAAACCGCGGTTATCTTCCTGAAAAATGTGTACGATAATATCGTTCAGATCGAGAAGGATCCAGTCTCCGGTTTTGTAGCCTTCCATACCGAGGTATTCGATATTTTCCTTGGAAAGCTGCTCCAGAACGAAATCAGCCAGAGCCTGTGCGTGACGCACACCTTTTGCTCCTGCAACCATTACCACTTCGGCGATGGGGCAGATGCCCTGTACGTCTACAGCGGAAACATCACTGGCTTGTTTTTCATCCAACCATTCAGCAACAAGCTGAACTTTATCCTTAGTATCGATCTGTTTAAATTTCTTTTCTTTAGTTTTCATTCTTTTGGTTTAATTAACCGGCGTCTTCCCCTTTCGGAAAACGCGCTTGAATTCGGAGCACAAACAGCAGGAATAAAGGGCTTAACACCCCTGCGTGCCGGAGGTCCGTTACTCCCGGCCAGACGCAGTTCTCACATTTCGTCCAAAGTACAATATGATTATATAGAGAATTTACGTCCGCTACGCAATCCATCTATAGCGGACTTTTAAATCATTTTCAATTGTGAAAATTATTTTCGAATCTGAAAACATTTTCATATAAAACTTTACTTCTTAGTATATCAAAAAATATCCTTAAAGCATAACCCCTTTCCTAAGCTTCGTGATTAGCTGACAATTAACTTATGTTTATATGTTTTTGTAAACCATCCCGCTTGACGGCGGGCAAACACTTATGCATTATACACGACATGCTTAACCACGACCTTTTTTCCTTTTTCTTTTTTTTCTTTTTTAGGACTGAAATATAGTCATCCCGTGGTTATGGAAAAATACACTTACTGAGAGTTTACCGGGCCACGGGCGCAAACCCCGTGGCCTTTTTTATTTTGTAACTTAAACCCTGTACCGGGATCAGCCATATCAGG contains the following coding sequences:
- a CDS encoding PD40 domain-containing protein, which codes for MKEKKFSIKKSAFGLLAVMLLMLLAAGNVFAADTLTVDIYGPGQRKVNIILLPPKTVPAGKYEGSKEKDLPLPAEAGSFSKDLAKDLAFLPFLNIVPVTDILGGDPSRGVRPGDIDIKPLRLSKVDLAVTTGWEIRPNGEKNLLIRCIGTFNGRTILGKKYSMVTEEMLPRIADRFSSHLMRILTGRDGFFESSIAFVRKTGKDKEIYTVSPQGRNLRQISSLGGINLSPNWSHDGNRLVFTRLGSRQHLLCVWDRATGKIDQKSFPGNTVIGPEFLPDGNMAATLTMNGNSDIFLINGNYKPKKALAKSWAIEVSPDFDRTGEKMVFTSARFGNPHIFLLDMKSGVVTRITTEGKYNTNPTISPDGRYVAFSRQTPLGHRIFVHDLKTGQERQLTFGPGNDEDPAFGPDGYFIAFSSSRNGKYKIYLTTRHGDPAMLVPTGNGVAKAPAWGKAHKS
- a CDS encoding cell envelope integrity protein TolA, which produces MKIIGLFISLLLHAGLIFLALTWSISPPVKISLDMPVYKVDLVSLAPLPAAPVVKKAPAPKAAAKLSKPNAVAIPEAKPKVVPKAKPETVKAPAPKPAPKPKPKPKAKPKPDTTKISPKKIETTSKKKPAKKAEKPVEKKTPPKKEVAEKTPPKKVEKKKVEKKPEVSAEDALAADLASLAEIVEKQEKAERQAVASDLASLTESAKATAVTGSADGTAGASGLVQVYASIVKEAVRKNWRYPVFGQKQNLMARVQIQLKSSGEISNIKLLDSSGNVDFDDSVLTALRDTEVLPKPPGTSIRNIIVNFNLHDLDQ
- the tolR gene encoding protein TolR; amino-acid sequence: MGLSTNNRGMLAEINVTPFVDVMLVLLIIFMVTAPLMTQGVEVDLPQTRTVRSLPQDNEHLVLSISDKGEIFLDEYKVGFDELQAHLEKLVKKQNKMLFLRADKNVAYGEVVKVMGEIKAAGIDRLGVVAEPVEKKKK
- a CDS encoding MotA/TolQ/ExbB proton channel family protein; translated protein: MDFLPQGGIFAMLDQATIVVKCVLGLLAAMSLWSWTIIFWKLISLGRARTLILKGNKIMEEADSLSSGLTEISKTEGSPLNRIGTAAVKEYRVLEKSAVSASHKRRLIKDTLRRILRRKVSSELKKLTSSLSFLATCANGAPFIGLFGTVWGIMNSFHAIGSAKSAALAAVAPGISEALVATAIGLGVAIPATIFYNFFLGVLNGIETELVNFAGTFLNRVEREVSWVEPSGKSSASEE
- a CDS encoding SIR2 family NAD-dependent protein deacylase, with protein sequence MGNLTSGIEQAAGLIKKARCAIALTGAGMSVASGIPDFRSPGGLWSKHDPEKVASIRALQSDPVTVWKFLLEADSMLKSAEPNAGHTGLAQLEKDGFLQGVITQNIDGLHQRAGSVNVIEFHGNCSEFYCMECFAPFPAERIESGSELPVRCPQCSGVIRPDLVFFGEQIPSEAYKAAFELADQSDLVIVAGTSGGVVPASLIPPRIQEAGGLIIEINKAPSAYTSFSDVFIQGAVEDVLPAIVQNLS
- a CDS encoding histidinol phosphate phosphatase domain-containing protein, which produces MIDFHTHTVFSDGELIPAELARRARVAGYRALAMTDHADSSNIDIILENIRRFAKKHGHYFDIDVFAGVELTHVPPGLIGEMAEHARKSGAQIVVVHGETIVEPVAEGTNLAAIEAKVDVLAHPGLITDVEVKLAAEYGVCLEITTRKGHSLTNGHVAALARKHGAKLVINNDAHAPGDLVGLEMRRKIALGAGLSLEEYAQAEENSRELVQKIMKRS
- a CDS encoding bifunctional nuclease family protein; translated protein: MVEMQVYGLAVENDTETPVLVLKSEELGVVLPIWIGAMEAMAISMVLNEVSFPRPMTHDLLLSTIATFGGELVSVDIVDIEKGTFYAEIMVRKDGELVAIDSRPSDAVAIAVRADCPVRVSQKVLDVAGTRDIEEKVEEKSGWEDDLEGLSPDDFKYKM
- the miaB gene encoding tRNA (N6-isopentenyl adenosine(37)-C2)-methylthiotransferase MiaB, translated to MKFTVLTFGCQMNVHDSDWLIRAMESRGWTAVEESEADIFIINTCSVRDKPEQKVYSVLGRLAPLCKNPGSFVAVGGCVAQQIGDGFLEKFPHVRLVFGSDGIAQAPDALVDLAANHEKRLVLTDFLGDYPEREGGEVQPNADLIPPGIGTIPGQAFVNIMQGCDNFCAYCIVPYTRGRQKSRSSEAVIKECAHLVKSGVREITLLGQNVNSFGIDKKGEDISFAQLLYKISAIEGLERIRFTTSHPKDIAPEVIKAFGELPNLCPSLHLPVQSGSDRILKKMGRKYDRERYLGIVEGLKEACPNISLTTDLIVGFPGETDEDFEQTMDMLERVRYESSFSFKYSDRPGVAAVKMKPKVPEDVAQARLARLQERQKRITRKSLEALEGHETVVLLERLSKRQEEGGMTWRGKDPGGRVVNVHFAGYGEEQKLGGKLVKVKITEAKNHSLVGAKVGEPW
- a CDS encoding RHS repeat domain-containing protein, with the translated sequence MSLVGFANAEGNEVKRIIRDSFGNQIVDTNKRMDISLGFAAGLFDKDTGLVHFGFREYDPSIGRFITPDPLGLAGGDVDVYGYCADDPVNFIDRVGLQDESEDEGTKGEKSSTLGGAAQGIGGLTGLGKGVLSGLANSWNSGGNSTQHAQNRSQNAKNNATFEKGAQQSLDHLNQSSVQTAREMEKAYKELADKQQAEEKARMERKARSDQEMRDNWRRAGLKAKKDDFGLWDLAGGMAGGAVSGAAAFGALGGSVFGPAGTLAGAIAGGFYGSAMGGLKAVGSKALSDKLGVDRKDMEDAFGILGSAKPSVHKKDFK
- the gpmI gene encoding 2,3-bisphosphoglycerate-independent phosphoglycerate mutase, producing MSQQTGAPSVLLILDGWGIAPEGKGNAVKLANTPVLDGLMESCPRTQLKCAGRAVGLPDGFMGNSEVGHTNIGAGRVVYQDMTRIDIAIEKQELATNAAISGLMDNVKAADGRLHYMGLLSDGGVHSHINHLFSLIEVAKDAGIKEIFVHAFMDGRDTSPTSGKVYMQQLVDKMAEIGAGKVASISGRYYSMDRDKHYERNELSYKALVLGEGQEVSDPVKGVEEAYAAGETDEFIKPRLVSGVDGTLKDGDGVFFFNFRADRARQLCRVLAMKDFSEFDRPKAPEFSGFVTMTQYESDFAFPNAFPPLNISNPIGEVIADKGLKQLRIAETEKYAHVTYFMNGGREEPFEGEDRILVPSPREVATYDLKPQMSAEEVTEKLIEALPKYSLCICNLANLDMVGHSGIIPAAIKACETVDACVGRIVEAVKAQGGVIMLTADHGNAEEMIDANGGPQTAHSLNNVPLVFIGKAFEGVTPSEGALCDIAPTILNHMGISVPEEMTGKDLLKG
- the rsfS gene encoding ribosome silencing factor, whose product is MKTKEKKFKQIDTKDKVQLVAEWLDEKQASDVSAVDVQGICPIAEVVMVAGAKGVRHAQALADFVLEQLSKENIEYLGMEGYKTGDWILLDLNDIIVHIFQEDNRGFYNVEGLWSEGTRMDLNLKPQD